One Meiothermus sp. Pnk-1 DNA segment encodes these proteins:
- a CDS encoding response regulator transcription factor, which translates to MRLLLVEDELNIARPLLRALEAQGHRVQHAPDLSRARELLAEGEPDLMILDVRLPESEDGGFLLAREAREAGYKGPILFMTARDALADRVMGLDEGGDDYVVKPFELPELLARVRALLRRVSEVKTSRIRLGPLELDLATRAVRWAGQAVELSSREYALLERLALHPGRVYSPEELADLIWGGEASSAGVVKVCVHHLRSKLGPEVIRTVPGGYRLGWTEGAPASTGAGDER; encoded by the coding sequence ATGCGGCTACTGCTGGTGGAAGACGAACTCAACATCGCCCGCCCCCTGTTGCGGGCCCTGGAGGCCCAGGGGCACCGGGTGCAGCACGCCCCCGACCTGAGCCGGGCCCGGGAGCTCCTGGCCGAGGGCGAGCCCGACCTGATGATCCTGGACGTGCGCCTGCCGGAGTCGGAGGACGGGGGCTTCCTCCTGGCCAGGGAAGCCCGGGAGGCCGGCTACAAGGGGCCGATCCTCTTCATGACCGCCCGCGACGCCCTCGCCGACCGGGTCATGGGGCTGGACGAGGGGGGCGACGACTACGTGGTCAAGCCTTTCGAGCTGCCCGAGCTCCTGGCCCGGGTGCGGGCCCTGCTGCGCCGGGTGAGCGAGGTCAAGACCAGCCGGATCCGGCTGGGCCCGCTGGAACTCGACCTCGCCACCCGTGCGGTGCGCTGGGCGGGGCAGGCGGTCGAGCTCAGCAGCCGGGAGTATGCCCTTTTGGAGCGCCTGGCGCTCCACCCGGGCCGGGTCTACAGCCCCGAGGAGCTCGCCGACCTGATCTGGGGCGGGGAGGCCAGCAGCGCGGGGGTGGTCAAGGTGTGCGTGCACCACCTGCGCAGCAAACTCGGCCCGGAGGTGATCCGCACCGTGCCGGGTGGGTACCGGCTGGGGTGGACCGAAGGGGCCCCCGCCTCCACGGGGGCAGGGGATGAGCGGTGA
- a CDS encoding FAD:protein FMN transferase: MFTPLLTPRPHTARYERVLGTTLELGVWARHPRTARQAEAQILLEIDRLEGLFSRFLPNSELNRWQSAGAARLSPELARLLREAEVWRERTRGAFHPAAEAVQALYQHHSPSEEELEALRVGLRGPLWALEGEQARKLTPLPLNFNALAKGRIADLACERALRVAGVEGVWVNLGGDLRHCGTGSLRVAIAHPFSPADNAPPLARLTLRNQGIATSGHTQRGPHLFDPRGLRPATRIAQATALAPDAATADVLATAFCVLEPEESLALAEGCKVGCLVVDRQGRVFSNPLFDEQCIQRHEEVTP, from the coding sequence ATGTTCACCCCGCTTCTTACCCCCCGACCCCATACCGCCCGCTACGAGCGGGTGCTGGGGACGACCCTCGAGCTGGGGGTCTGGGCCCGGCACCCCCGCACCGCCCGCCAGGCCGAGGCGCAGATCCTGCTGGAGATCGACCGCCTCGAGGGCCTGTTCAGCCGCTTCCTGCCGAATAGCGAGCTCAACCGATGGCAAAGCGCCGGTGCTGCCCGCCTCTCCCCCGAGCTGGCCCGGCTGCTGCGGGAGGCCGAGGTCTGGCGGGAGCGCACCCGGGGAGCCTTCCACCCTGCCGCCGAGGCGGTGCAGGCCCTCTACCAGCATCACAGCCCCAGCGAGGAGGAGCTTGAGGCCCTGCGCGTTGGCCTCCGAGGCCCACTGTGGGCGCTCGAGGGCGAACAAGCCCGCAAACTCACCCCGCTCCCGCTCAACTTCAACGCCCTGGCCAAGGGCCGCATCGCCGACCTGGCCTGCGAGCGGGCCCTGCGGGTCGCCGGGGTGGAGGGGGTTTGGGTCAACCTCGGCGGCGACCTACGCCACTGCGGGACGGGCAGCCTTCGGGTAGCCATCGCCCATCCTTTCTCCCCCGCCGACAACGCCCCGCCCCTGGCCCGGCTCACCCTCCGCAACCAGGGGATCGCCACCAGCGGGCACACCCAGCGCGGGCCGCACCTCTTCGACCCGCGCGGCCTCCGGCCCGCAACCCGCATCGCCCAGGCCACCGCCTTGGCCCCCGACGCCGCCACCGCCGACGTGCTGGCTACGGCTTTTTGCGTGCTCGAGCCGGAAGAGAGCTTGGCCCTGGCCGAGGGGTGCAAGGTGGGGTGCTTGGTGGTGGACCGACAGGGCCGGGTTTTCAGCAACCCATTGTTTGACGAGCAGTGCATCCAACGACACGAGGAGGTCACCCCATGA
- a CDS encoding SHOCT domain-containing protein → MWPIHQRGWGVFDHGYGGWGLVDDLLWILLLLGLLALVGVLIFRLLRNPSGSSSDRALQIARERYAKGEIDQAEFEALKRNLGA, encoded by the coding sequence ATGTGGCCGATACATCAGCGCGGTTGGGGCGTCTTTGATCACGGCTATGGCGGTTGGGGTCTGGTAGACGATCTGCTCTGGATCCTGCTGCTCTTGGGGTTGCTGGCATTGGTTGGGGTACTGATCTTTCGGTTGTTGCGCAATCCGAGCGGCAGCTCCTCCGACCGGGCCCTGCAGATCGCCCGTGAGCGCTACGCCAAGGGTGAGATCGACCAGGCCGAGTTTGAGGCCTTGAAGAGAAACCTGGGCGCTTGA
- a CDS encoding intradiol ring-cleavage dioxygenase — MENDDKPIGTILNRREVLAALGLSGLGGLLGGQKASAQNDPLPACIVRPALTEGPYFVDARLNRSDIRSDPATGVVKAGVPLGLRFVVSRVSSSGCRPLPGAMVDIWQCDAQGIYSGVQDRFADTRGQKWLRGYQITDAQGLARFTTIYPGWYPGRTVHIHFKIRYQNRDFTSQLFFDDALSDRVLANPPYAKPGTRTRNADDSIYRNGGNQLLLELKPDGAGYAATFTLGLNL; from the coding sequence ATGGAAAACGACGATAAGCCCATCGGGACCATCCTGAACCGCCGCGAGGTGTTGGCCGCCTTGGGACTGAGCGGCCTCGGCGGGCTGCTGGGCGGCCAGAAGGCCAGCGCCCAGAACGATCCCTTGCCCGCCTGCATCGTGCGCCCGGCCCTGACCGAAGGCCCCTACTTCGTGGACGCCCGGCTCAACCGCTCGGACATCCGCTCCGATCCCGCCACCGGGGTGGTGAAGGCCGGGGTACCGCTGGGGCTGCGCTTTGTGGTCTCCCGGGTCTCCAGCAGCGGATGCCGTCCCCTTCCGGGGGCCATGGTCGATATCTGGCAGTGCGATGCCCAGGGGATCTACTCCGGGGTGCAGGACCGCTTCGCCGACACCCGGGGACAGAAGTGGCTGCGCGGCTATCAGATCACCGACGCCCAGGGCCTCGCCCGCTTCACCACCATCTACCCCGGCTGGTACCCGGGCCGCACCGTGCACATCCACTTCAAGATCCGCTACCAGAACCGCGACTTCACCTCCCAGCTCTTCTTCGACGACGCGCTGAGCGATCGCGTCTTGGCCAACCCCCCTTACGCCAAGCCCGGCACCCGCACCCGCAACGCCGACGACAGCATCTACCGCAACGGCGGCAATCAACTGCTGCTCGAGCTCAAGCCGGACGGGGCCGGTTACGCCGCGACCTTCACCCTCGGGCTGAACCTGTGA